The Nocardioides plantarum genome includes a region encoding these proteins:
- a CDS encoding NAD(P)-dependent oxidoreductase, with product MTAVGFIGLGNIGRPMALRLAASDLDLVVYDVAAAPVEELVAAGARAAASVAELAADVDVICVMVRDDDQVRDVLGEVLGVSGDRQTVVIHSTVATDTPGQLADVAASHGVKVVDAPVSGGPMGAAEGTLAIMVGGSDEAYAAARPALEVMGSKVVHAGPIGSGTKMKLARNLLHFVAFTAVTEAQRLAEAAGLSLKDLGDVVRHTDAITGGPGAIMYRETTAPIAQDDFWHGVFTHVADLGEKDLRFATALADELGVDVPLADLALTRLRPGLGL from the coding sequence ATGACCGCCGTCGGCTTCATCGGCCTCGGCAACATCGGCAGGCCGATGGCGCTGCGGTTGGCGGCGTCCGACCTCGACCTCGTGGTGTACGACGTCGCGGCGGCTCCCGTCGAGGAGCTCGTCGCCGCGGGGGCCAGGGCCGCGGCGTCCGTCGCCGAGCTGGCCGCGGACGTCGACGTGATCTGCGTGATGGTGCGCGACGACGACCAGGTCCGTGACGTGCTCGGCGAGGTGCTGGGGGTGTCGGGGGACCGGCAGACCGTCGTCATCCACTCGACCGTCGCGACCGACACCCCCGGCCAGCTCGCCGACGTCGCGGCGAGCCACGGCGTCAAGGTCGTGGACGCCCCCGTCTCCGGTGGTCCGATGGGGGCCGCCGAGGGCACCCTGGCGATCATGGTCGGCGGGTCCGACGAGGCGTACGCCGCCGCCCGACCCGCGCTCGAGGTGATGGGCTCCAAGGTCGTGCACGCCGGCCCGATCGGCTCGGGCACCAAGATGAAGCTCGCCCGCAACCTCCTGCACTTCGTGGCCTTCACGGCCGTCACCGAGGCACAGCGGCTGGCCGAGGCGGCCGGGCTCTCGCTGAAGGACCTCGGTGACGTCGTACGCCACACCGACGCGATCACCGGCGGTCCCGGCGCGATCATGTACCGCGAGACCACCGCCCCGATCGCCCAGGACGACTTCTGGCACGGGGTCTTCACCCACGTCGCCGACCTCGGCGAGAAGGACCTGCGCTTCGCCACCGCCCTCGCCGACGAGCTCGGCGTCGACGTACCGCTCGCCGACCTGGCGCTCACCCGCCTCCGACCCGGATTGGGACTCTGA
- a CDS encoding SDR family oxidoreductase translates to MSTRFAGKVAVVTGAAQGIGEAYARALAAEGASVVVADISVEAGERVAADIGGLYVRTDVSSAESAEAMVEAATAACGGIDLLVNNAAIYGEMAFDLLISVDWDYYRRFMAVNMDGALVMTRACYRSMASRGGGAIVNQSSTAAYLYSGFYGLAKVGVNGLTQQLAHELGGQGIRVNAIAPGPTDTEATRVQAGDAAMDIVRNSLAIKRMGTVDDMVGACLFLLSDEASWITGQIIAVDGGQTFRA, encoded by the coding sequence ATGAGCACCAGGTTCGCAGGCAAGGTCGCGGTCGTCACGGGCGCGGCGCAGGGCATCGGCGAGGCCTACGCGCGAGCGCTGGCCGCGGAGGGAGCGTCGGTCGTGGTGGCCGACATCAGCGTCGAGGCGGGCGAGAGGGTCGCGGCCGACATCGGCGGGCTGTACGTCCGCACCGACGTGTCGTCGGCCGAGTCGGCCGAGGCGATGGTGGAGGCGGCCACGGCGGCGTGCGGCGGCATCGACCTGCTGGTCAACAACGCCGCGATCTACGGCGAGATGGCCTTCGACCTGCTGATCAGCGTCGACTGGGACTACTACCGGAGGTTCATGGCGGTCAACATGGACGGCGCGCTGGTGATGACGCGCGCCTGCTACCGGTCGATGGCCTCGCGCGGCGGCGGCGCGATCGTCAACCAGAGCTCCACCGCGGCCTACCTCTACTCCGGCTTCTACGGCCTGGCCAAGGTCGGCGTCAACGGCCTCACCCAGCAGCTCGCGCACGAGCTCGGCGGGCAGGGGATCCGGGTCAACGCCATCGCGCCCGGCCCGACCGACACCGAGGCTACGCGCGTCCAGGCCGGCGACGCGGCGATGGACATCGTGCGCAACAGCCTGGCCATCAAGCGGATGGGCACCGTCGACGACATGGTCGGCGCCTGCCTCTTCCTGCTGTCCGACGAGGCGTCCTGGATCACCGGCCAGATCATCGCGGTCGACGGCGGACAGACGTTCCGGGCATGA
- a CDS encoding aldehyde dehydrogenase, which yields MTVSTGSTTAWAPPQQYVDGKLGPASGGATYPILNPATGQEIGQAPDSTVDDVDAAIGAARRAFDETDWSTNTELRVRCLRQLHAALLEEKDAFEALTTAEVGMPGFMMGAAGFDVPVEGLKWVTDLLESYAFETDLGVAAPMGIKSRRTVRREPVGVVAAITPWNVPTQINLAKVGPALAAGCTVVLKPAPDTPWVACELGRLVAECTDIPAGVFNVVTPLSNEVAAVLSTDPRVDMVSFTGSTDVGRAIMAAAAPTLKRVFLELGGKSAAIALDDADVAAVAGATAFTACIHAGQGCAITTRLVVPRDRYDEAVQVAAATMESIGAKDPADPGAICGPVISAIQRDRVEAYLKLAVEEGGTFATGGTVIDQDGFWITPTVVAGLDNSSRLAQEEIFGPVLVVIPHDGDDDAVRIANDSAYGLSGSVDSASLERAKAVAARVRTGTLAVNGGVWFSPDAPFGGYKQSGIGREMGVAGFEEYLETKTLAFPA from the coding sequence GTGACCGTCTCGACAGGCTCGACGACCGCGTGGGCGCCTCCCCAGCAGTACGTCGACGGCAAGCTCGGCCCCGCGAGCGGGGGAGCGACGTACCCGATCCTCAACCCCGCCACGGGCCAGGAGATCGGGCAGGCGCCCGACTCGACCGTCGACGACGTCGACGCCGCGATCGGCGCCGCGCGCCGGGCGTTCGACGAGACCGACTGGTCGACGAACACCGAGCTGCGGGTGCGCTGCCTGCGTCAGCTGCACGCGGCGCTGCTGGAGGAGAAGGACGCCTTCGAGGCGCTCACCACCGCCGAGGTCGGCATGCCCGGGTTCATGATGGGCGCCGCCGGCTTCGACGTACCCGTCGAGGGCCTGAAGTGGGTCACCGACCTGCTGGAGTCCTACGCGTTCGAGACCGACCTCGGCGTCGCCGCCCCGATGGGCATCAAGTCCCGCCGGACCGTGCGCCGCGAGCCCGTCGGCGTGGTCGCTGCGATCACGCCGTGGAACGTGCCGACGCAGATCAACCTGGCCAAGGTCGGCCCGGCCCTCGCCGCAGGCTGCACCGTGGTGCTCAAGCCGGCGCCCGACACCCCGTGGGTGGCCTGCGAGCTCGGCCGGCTCGTCGCCGAGTGCACCGACATCCCGGCCGGTGTCTTCAACGTCGTCACGCCGCTCTCCAACGAGGTGGCCGCGGTGCTGTCGACCGACCCGCGGGTCGACATGGTGTCGTTCACCGGCTCCACCGACGTCGGTCGCGCGATCATGGCCGCGGCGGCCCCGACGCTGAAGAGGGTGTTCCTCGAGCTCGGCGGCAAGTCCGCCGCGATCGCGCTCGACGACGCCGACGTCGCCGCGGTCGCCGGCGCGACGGCGTTCACCGCCTGCATCCACGCCGGCCAGGGCTGCGCGATCACCACGCGCCTGGTGGTCCCGCGCGATCGGTACGACGAGGCCGTGCAGGTCGCCGCCGCGACGATGGAGTCGATCGGCGCCAAGGACCCGGCCGACCCGGGTGCCATCTGCGGCCCGGTGATCTCGGCGATCCAGCGCGACCGGGTCGAGGCCTACCTGAAGCTCGCGGTCGAGGAGGGCGGCACCTTCGCCACGGGCGGCACCGTCATCGACCAGGACGGCTTCTGGATCACCCCGACCGTGGTGGCCGGCCTCGACAACTCCTCGCGCCTGGCGCAGGAGGAGATCTTCGGACCCGTCCTCGTCGTCATCCCGCACGACGGCGACGACGACGCGGTCCGCATCGCCAACGACTCGGCGTACGGCCTGTCCGGCTCGGTCGACTCCGCGTCGCTGGAGCGGGCGAAGGCCGTGGCCGCGCGGGTCCGCACCGGCACCCTCGCGGTCAACGGCGGCGTGTGGTTCAGCCCGGACGCTCCGTTCGGCGGCTACAAGCAGTCCGGGATTGGCCGGGAGATGGGTGTCGCCGGGTTCGAGGAGTACCTCGAGACGAAGACGCTGGCGTTCCCGGCGTGA
- a CDS encoding nuclear transport factor 2 family protein has protein sequence MVSTSPTPDLTRAELDEFWESWLQVNRDAEQQGDWRVMAEWYAEDASYGWMYSHDEHFMAVGRDQIRDWAIGIEMDGFDGWHYDYQATVVDDRNAMIVGFWKQRSGITNDETGREYEILGIGGSWFGVERQTSGADVGRLKFAWQRDWFDMPSTAHTFIEILKAGKAPATLLKRMEVAGHGVPGHYHLSDIPSPVWPPPVEAGMYLITTSTGSTTEGTS, from the coding sequence ATGGTCTCGACGAGCCCGACCCCCGACCTGACGAGAGCCGAGCTCGACGAGTTCTGGGAGTCCTGGTTGCAGGTCAACCGCGACGCCGAGCAGCAGGGCGACTGGCGCGTGATGGCCGAGTGGTACGCCGAGGACGCGTCGTACGGCTGGATGTACAGCCACGACGAGCACTTCATGGCGGTCGGGCGCGACCAGATCCGGGACTGGGCGATCGGCATCGAGATGGACGGCTTCGACGGGTGGCACTACGACTACCAGGCGACCGTCGTCGACGACCGCAACGCCATGATCGTGGGCTTCTGGAAGCAGCGGTCCGGCATCACCAACGACGAGACCGGCCGGGAGTACGAGATCCTCGGCATCGGTGGCTCGTGGTTCGGCGTCGAACGACAGACCTCCGGCGCCGACGTGGGCAGGCTCAAGTTCGCCTGGCAGCGCGACTGGTTCGACATGCCGTCGACCGCGCACACGTTCATCGAGATCCTCAAGGCCGGCAAGGCGCCCGCCACGCTGCTCAAGCGGATGGAGGTCGCCGGCCACGGCGTGCCCGGGCACTACCACCTCTCGGACATCCCGTCCCCGGTCTGGCCGCCGCCGGTCGAGGCCGGGATGTACCTGATCACGACCTCGACAGGCTCGACCACCGAGGGGACGTCGTGA
- a CDS encoding ferredoxin — MTFRVVADLDLCQGHQMCTGEAPDVFDFDDDADVVVVLDERPDESLRSDVRAAVQYCPAMALAMEEE, encoded by the coding sequence GTGACCTTCCGCGTGGTCGCCGACCTCGACCTGTGCCAGGGGCACCAGATGTGCACCGGCGAGGCGCCCGACGTCTTCGACTTCGACGACGACGCCGATGTGGTGGTGGTGCTCGACGAGCGCCCCGACGAGTCCCTGCGGTCCGACGTACGGGCCGCGGTGCAGTACTGCCCAGCGATGGCGCTGGCCATGGAGGAGGAGTGA
- a CDS encoding cytochrome P450, translating into MTSTLPATEIPTVSIAVPDEDGHGHLAELRTDPVALLERVHAECGPIGRFRIADKEVIMVTGAEANEQFFKAPESTLDQAAAYPFMTPIFGHGVVFDASPEERQQALKNQALRGDQMRGHATTIENEINRMVAEWGDEGEVDLLDFFAELTIYNTAACLVGLPFREEIDHRFAEAYHGLERGTDALAYVDPYLEGVESFEIRDRSRATLVSLVQDIIDRRVSTGSTTDRRHVPKDERDLLDVLISLDMSADYITGVFISMLFAGHHTSSGTSAWTLIELMRHPEIMTGVVAELDDLYADRHEEGHREISFRSLRSIPQLESVIKETLRLHPPLIILMRQVVEEMELAGHTIPVGTIVASSPRVSNRLEEDFPDAQSFDPTRYQDPRQEDMQNRWTWIPFGAGKHRCVGNAFAMMQIKAIFSVLLRDFEFELVQPAETYRDDYSKMVIQLQRPCRARYRRRQR; encoded by the coding sequence ATGACGAGCACCCTGCCCGCCACCGAGATCCCGACCGTCTCGATCGCCGTGCCCGACGAGGACGGCCACGGACACCTCGCTGAGCTGCGGACCGACCCGGTCGCCCTGCTCGAACGCGTCCACGCCGAGTGCGGCCCGATCGGCCGGTTCCGGATCGCCGACAAGGAGGTGATCATGGTGACCGGCGCCGAGGCCAACGAGCAGTTCTTCAAGGCGCCGGAGTCCACGCTCGACCAGGCGGCGGCGTACCCTTTCATGACGCCGATCTTCGGCCACGGTGTCGTCTTCGACGCCTCGCCGGAGGAACGCCAGCAGGCGCTCAAGAACCAGGCCCTGCGCGGCGACCAGATGCGCGGCCACGCCACCACCATCGAGAACGAGATCAACCGGATGGTCGCCGAGTGGGGCGACGAGGGTGAGGTCGACCTGCTCGACTTCTTCGCCGAGCTCACGATCTACAACACCGCCGCCTGCCTGGTCGGCCTACCGTTCCGCGAGGAGATCGACCACCGCTTTGCCGAGGCCTACCACGGCCTCGAGCGCGGCACCGACGCGCTGGCCTACGTCGACCCCTACCTGGAGGGCGTGGAGTCCTTCGAGATCCGCGACCGCTCCCGCGCGACGCTCGTCTCGCTCGTGCAGGACATCATCGACCGCCGGGTCTCGACAGGCTCGACCACCGACAGGCGCCACGTGCCCAAGGACGAGCGCGACCTGCTCGACGTGCTGATCTCGCTCGACATGAGCGCCGACTACATCACCGGCGTCTTCATCTCGATGCTGTTCGCCGGTCACCACACGTCGTCCGGCACGTCGGCCTGGACGCTGATCGAGCTGATGCGCCACCCCGAGATCATGACCGGCGTGGTCGCCGAGCTCGACGACCTGTACGCCGATCGCCATGAGGAAGGGCACCGTGAGATCTCGTTCCGCTCGCTGCGCTCGATCCCCCAGCTGGAGTCGGTGATCAAGGAGACCCTGCGGCTGCACCCCCCGCTGATCATCCTGATGCGCCAGGTCGTCGAGGAGATGGAGCTCGCTGGGCACACCATCCCGGTCGGCACGATCGTGGCGTCCTCGCCGCGTGTCTCCAACCGGCTCGAGGAGGACTTCCCCGACGCGCAGTCCTTCGACCCGACGCGCTACCAGGACCCCCGCCAGGAGGACATGCAGAACCGCTGGACCTGGATCCCGTTCGGCGCCGGCAAGCACCGCTGCGTCGGCAACGCCTTCGCGATGATGCAGATCAAGGCGATCTTCTCGGTGCTGCTGCGCGACTTCGAGTTCGAGCTCGTCCAACCCGCCGAGACCTACCGTGACGACTACTCCAAGATGGTCATCCAGCTCCAGCGGCCCTGCCGCGCGAGGTACCGGCGGCGGCAGAGGTGA